From Echinicola jeungdonensis, the proteins below share one genomic window:
- a CDS encoding mannose-1-phosphate guanylyltransferase, translated as MRNKPFIVIMAGGIGSRFWPFSRNNYPKQFLDILGTGRTLIQMTYDRYVKIAGPDHFFVVTNEQYVNLVKEQLPDISEEQILAEPVRRNTATCVAYASYKIQKENPEAKVILTPSDHLIINQEEFQEKINLALEAAEKEPHLITIGVKPNRPETGYGYIQFIDKTHDSEIKKVKTFTEKPTLKLAEKFLESGDFVWNTMMYVWKNKSIIHAFEKYMPEVAEVFEEGREFYGTEKEPQFIKRAYTLVKNTTLDYGIMEKAEEVYTVIGDFGWSDLGSWMSIHELQPQDDNQNVVEANAMLYDTSNSYIKVSPNKLVVVQGLDNYLVNESDNVLLICKLDAENKFREFVADARNKGEGFV; from the coding sequence ATGCGGAATAAACCATTTATTGTGATTATGGCCGGAGGGATTGGTTCTCGGTTTTGGCCTTTTAGTAGAAATAATTACCCAAAACAATTTTTGGATATTTTGGGTACAGGAAGGACGCTGATTCAAATGACTTATGACCGGTACGTGAAGATTGCCGGGCCAGATCATTTTTTTGTGGTGACCAATGAACAATATGTTAACTTGGTCAAAGAGCAACTTCCTGATATATCCGAAGAACAAATATTGGCAGAACCTGTTAGAAGGAATACGGCTACCTGTGTTGCCTATGCCAGTTATAAGATACAGAAGGAAAACCCTGAGGCAAAGGTGATTCTTACCCCGTCAGATCATTTAATCATTAATCAAGAAGAGTTTCAGGAAAAAATTAATTTGGCGCTGGAAGCAGCTGAAAAAGAGCCTCATTTGATTACCATAGGGGTGAAGCCAAATAGGCCTGAAACAGGGTATGGGTATATCCAATTTATTGATAAAACTCATGATTCCGAAATCAAAAAAGTGAAAACTTTTACCGAAAAACCAACTCTAAAATTGGCTGAAAAATTTTTGGAAAGTGGGGATTTTGTTTGGAATACTATGATGTATGTATGGAAAAACAAGAGTATTATTCATGCCTTCGAAAAATATATGCCAGAAGTTGCTGAGGTTTTTGAGGAGGGGAGGGAGTTTTATGGGACCGAAAAAGAACCTCAATTTATTAAAAGGGCCTATACCTTGGTTAAAAACACCACGCTTGATTACGGGATCATGGAAAAAGCTGAAGAGGTTTATACCGTAATTGGCGATTTTGGGTGGTCTGATTTAGGTTCCTGGATGAGCATCCATGAACTCCAGCCCCAGGATGATAATCAAAATGTAGTAGAGGCCAATGCCATGCTGTATGATACCTCCAATAGCTATATTAAAGTTTCTCCCAACAAATTGGTAGTTGTTCAGGGACTTGATAATTATCTAGTCAACGAATCAGATAATGTTCTCTTAATTTGTAAACTGGATGCTGAAAATAAATTCAGAGAGTTTGTGGCCGATGCCAGAAATAAGGGTGAAGGTTTTGTATAA
- the rlmB gene encoding 23S rRNA (guanosine(2251)-2'-O)-methyltransferase RlmB: protein MEKRKDGFLIDKGDHDKDIIFGTRAIMEALNAQKDIDKILVNKELNNELIKELLTLAKKERVHVVRVPEAKLNRITRKNHQGVVAQMSAIQYASLDNVIEECYSKGVDPLILILDRITDVRNFGAIARTADCAGVHAIVIPEKGSAQINSDAVKTSAGALNFLPVCRVKNLYYTVKDLKKTGLNIVCCTEKTDREMYQADFSSPTALIMGSEEDGISNELMGISDEFVSIPLAGNIVSLNVSVATGILIYEAIRQRKK from the coding sequence ATGGAGAAGCGGAAAGATGGCTTTTTGATCGACAAGGGAGATCATGATAAGGATATTATCTTTGGAACCAGGGCAATTATGGAAGCGCTGAATGCGCAAAAAGACATCGATAAAATACTTGTCAATAAAGAACTAAACAATGAGTTGATTAAGGAATTATTGACTTTGGCCAAAAAGGAAAGGGTGCATGTGGTAAGGGTACCGGAAGCAAAACTCAACCGGATTACCCGCAAAAACCACCAGGGAGTGGTTGCCCAAATGTCTGCCATCCAATATGCCTCACTGGATAATGTCATTGAAGAATGTTATTCAAAAGGGGTGGATCCACTGATCCTTATTCTGGACAGAATTACAGATGTCCGGAATTTTGGTGCCATAGCCAGGACAGCCGATTGTGCAGGTGTACACGCGATCGTGATTCCTGAAAAAGGCTCGGCCCAAATCAACTCAGATGCAGTAAAAACATCAGCAGGAGCCCTTAATTTCTTGCCAGTCTGCAGGGTGAAAAACCTTTATTATACCGTTAAAGACTTAAAAAAAACAGGTCTCAATATTGTATGCTGCACAGAAAAAACAGACCGGGAAATGTACCAAGCTGATTTCTCCTCTCCTACCGCCTTGATCATGGGATCTGAGGAGGACGGAATATCCAATGAATTAATGGGAATCAGCGATGAATTTGTGAGCATACCCCTGGCAGGAAATATAGTAAGTTTAAATGTTTCGGTAGCTACAGGAATATTGATCTATGAAGCCATCCGCCAGCGCAAAAAATAA
- a CDS encoding GWxTD domain-containing protein gives MMIKIKTGKILLAFALFILLVTPLTQAQTSLKNINQNLRYSRYSRIAPKIIPIQLENRKFKLQMPVEKIEDEANFEDYQFSYAIVKSFTDKIDQEDLIPLSKAKLKQETERHFYFEETVNVPKDQEEAYVVFWAKDKRQDDEYVYHEDLISPYVINHPNFGAYYNNSIPFDQTFIHKEEALIFKSEGPMDLFSFYYPREFAPPYPPMETRESPVPKEIQVQYAGQFLINTPKPFDENGYYFIQSDTTSQSGLLIKTVDEAFPGVSNYGEMIDMLVYISTRSEHEALREAADKKKALDKYWLELTHDADKAKEIIKEYFRQIEFANLLFTDFKEGWKTDRGMIYIIMGPPNDVFFEKGKEIWIYNRIGSNSKISFTFARVKNIFTPNYYKLNRSRSYQPEWFRNIKLWRSGKMAF, from the coding sequence ATGATGATAAAAATAAAGACTGGAAAAATACTGTTGGCCTTTGCCCTTTTCATCCTACTTGTTACTCCCTTAACTCAGGCCCAAACCTCCCTCAAAAACATCAACCAGAATTTGAGGTATTCCCGTTATTCACGGATTGCCCCTAAAATCATCCCCATTCAACTTGAAAACAGGAAATTTAAGCTACAGATGCCAGTGGAAAAAATTGAGGATGAAGCCAATTTTGAGGACTACCAATTTTCATATGCCATAGTTAAAAGCTTTACTGATAAAATCGACCAGGAAGATCTAATCCCCCTTTCAAAAGCAAAATTAAAACAGGAAACAGAAAGGCATTTTTATTTTGAAGAAACAGTAAACGTCCCTAAAGACCAAGAGGAAGCTTATGTAGTATTTTGGGCCAAAGACAAGAGACAAGATGACGAATATGTTTATCATGAAGATTTAATAAGCCCTTATGTTATTAACCATCCGAATTTCGGGGCATATTACAACAACAGCATTCCTTTTGACCAAACCTTTATTCACAAGGAAGAAGCCTTAATATTTAAAAGTGAAGGCCCCATGGACCTTTTCAGTTTTTATTACCCAAGGGAATTTGCCCCTCCGTACCCGCCAATGGAAACCCGTGAATCCCCTGTTCCAAAAGAAATTCAAGTCCAGTATGCCGGCCAATTTCTTATCAACACCCCTAAACCATTTGACGAAAATGGGTATTATTTTATCCAGTCAGACACCACTTCCCAAAGTGGCCTATTGATCAAAACCGTGGATGAAGCCTTTCCAGGAGTTTCCAATTATGGCGAAATGATCGATATGTTGGTATATATATCTACCCGAAGTGAACATGAGGCCTTAAGAGAAGCGGCAGATAAAAAGAAAGCCCTGGACAAATATTGGCTCGAACTCACCCATGATGCAGATAAGGCCAAAGAAATCATAAAGGAATATTTTAGACAAATTGAATTTGCTAATTTATTGTTTACAGATTTTAAGGAGGGGTGGAAAACGGACCGTGGCATGATCTATATTATTATGGGACCTCCAAATGATGTGTTTTTCGAAAAAGGAAAAGAAATCTGGATTTATAACAGAATAGGCTCCAATTCAAAAATTAGCTTTACCTTTGCCAGAGTCAAAAATATATTCACCCCAAATTATTACAAATTGAATCGCTCCAGGTCCTATCAACCAGAGTGGTTTAGAAATATCAAATTATGGAGAAGCGGAAAGATGGCTTTTTGA
- a CDS encoding class I SAM-dependent methyltransferase, with protein sequence MATYTTEIASDKLVSDNPIHQRLLKAYVAAQPLVKGDLLEIGCGEGRGVQTLRDHVKSYHGLDKIGEVIDKLKEQYPGVKFEQAVIPPLEHIPSNSYDSVVSFQVIEHIEKDKLFLEEIYRVLKPGGMAIISTPNIRHTLSRNPWHVREYTAKELEVLCGRIFDKVETKGIGGNEKVWVYHEANRKSVNRIMRFDIFNLQYRLPASWLKVPYEFLNRKNRDKLHQQQGNSVSNISHEDFKLVDYPEQGLDLFYILKKN encoded by the coding sequence ATGGCTACCTATACAACGGAAATTGCCTCAGATAAGTTGGTCAGTGATAATCCCATTCACCAGCGGTTGCTCAAGGCTTATGTAGCAGCACAACCTTTGGTAAAGGGGGATTTGCTGGAAATTGGCTGTGGAGAGGGGAGAGGCGTTCAAACCCTAAGGGATCATGTAAAATCTTATCATGGTTTGGATAAAATAGGGGAAGTGATTGATAAGTTGAAGGAACAATATCCGGGAGTAAAATTCGAACAGGCAGTCATTCCCCCTTTGGAGCATATTCCCTCCAATAGTTATGATTCAGTAGTAAGTTTTCAAGTGATAGAACATATTGAAAAAGATAAACTTTTTTTGGAAGAAATTTATAGGGTCTTGAAACCCGGGGGAATGGCAATTATTTCCACACCCAATATCCGACATACCTTGAGCAGGAACCCATGGCATGTCAGGGAATACACTGCTAAGGAATTGGAAGTTCTTTGCGGAAGAATTTTTGATAAAGTGGAGACAAAAGGGATTGGAGGAAATGAAAAAGTTTGGGTCTATCATGAAGCCAATAGAAAATCTGTGAATAGAATCATGCGATTTGATATTTTTAATCTTCAATACCGACTACCAGCATCTTGGTTAAAGGTTCCTTATGAGTTTTTAAATAGAAAAAACAGGGATAAACTCCACCAACAGCAAGGTAATTCTGTTTCCAATATTTCCCATGAGGATTTTAAATTGGTGGATTACCCGGAACAAGGCCTAGATTTATTTTATATTTTAAAAAAGAATTAA
- a CDS encoding glycosyltransferase family 117 protein translates to MINYSKVNNLTGWVVFLVATLVYLLTIEETASFWDPGEFIAVAYKLQVPHPPGAPFFLLIYRMFSFFSFGDPLEVAVLMNAGSALFSGFTILFLFWSITLLGRKLFKIEKGNETKGHTIALMGAGIIGSLAYTFSDSFWFSAAEAEVYAMSSFFTAIVIWAFLKWDVIENPKDENRYMIFIAYLVGLSIGVHLLNLVTLPALALVVYFKKYKNPNLTGGIIAFILGGVALVAINNIIIPGLPSIAGSIEIFFVNSLGLPFGSGIIFFVAIFIAAVIFGIIYSERKKMVVLNTIMISLTFILIGYSSYSLIVIRANANPVINENAPKDVLSFVSYLKREQYGYRPLLHGQYFTAKVVDQKEGAPVYVKGEDKYEIVDYQLVSEYEEDKTTILPRIYSTQPRHKQIYRSKLGLREGEDPTFGDNIYFMLSHQLGHMYWRYFMWNFSGRESDFSDAPWLGIADAFSDSFPDYITNNKAHNNYLMLPLILGIIGIFFQAKYDAKSFWLTLMLFLMMGVVLVLYLNSPPVEPRERDYIYVGSFYIFAIWIGMGVMAIAHALGKLSKNFAVSGILATLLAFPVPVLMAQQNWDDHDRSDRYFSVDSARNFLASCEENAILFTGGDNDTFPLWYVQEVEGFRTDVRVIVLSYFDTDWYVEQMTRKVNESEPLPFSLEKKNYKKGTNDVLYVRDQQGLEAISAREYLKLIHNESNFLKLSSSYKSTINMVPSRNLVLDIDSAEVIKKGIIPEGMENLVLNQMNLRVKGNYMTKGNLMLLDLIVSNNWERPIYFNNTSLATIGFDLKNHVVMEGLTYRLLPVRKPEQRDEFVNTELAYKNMMEKFAFRGMNNPDNYFDEEYRRFTSNHRSAFNSLTIALLEENELEKAVDIQKLSLEKFPHEAIPYDLANGQSVPLLFEMGEDDLALDIIDQLTKKSVQTLTFYREKGRPMDREAMVSMEMMRYFVPLLQERGYDELATKIQNQLDKVIGTTTPGRIPMN, encoded by the coding sequence ATGATAAATTATAGTAAAGTCAATAACCTCACCGGATGGGTTGTATTTTTGGTAGCCACATTGGTCTATCTGCTCACAATTGAGGAAACAGCCAGTTTTTGGGATCCGGGAGAGTTTATCGCAGTGGCCTATAAACTTCAGGTTCCCCACCCTCCGGGTGCTCCTTTTTTCCTATTGATTTACAGGATGTTTAGCTTTTTTTCCTTTGGAGACCCCTTAGAGGTAGCGGTTTTGATGAATGCGGGAAGTGCTTTATTTTCCGGGTTTACCATTCTTTTCCTATTTTGGTCCATCACCTTGTTGGGAAGAAAACTATTTAAAATAGAGAAAGGAAATGAGACAAAAGGCCATACCATTGCCTTGATGGGCGCTGGGATTATCGGTTCCTTGGCTTATACATTTTCTGATAGTTTTTGGTTTTCTGCAGCCGAGGCAGAGGTATACGCCATGTCCTCTTTTTTCACTGCCATCGTCATATGGGCTTTTCTAAAATGGGATGTCATTGAAAACCCAAAGGATGAGAACAGGTACATGATATTCATTGCTTATTTGGTAGGTTTATCTATTGGAGTCCACTTGCTTAATTTGGTCACACTACCTGCTTTGGCACTTGTAGTCTATTTTAAAAAATATAAAAATCCCAACCTTACTGGAGGCATTATAGCCTTCATACTTGGGGGGGTTGCACTGGTTGCCATAAACAATATCATTATCCCAGGACTTCCCAGCATAGCTGGATCCATAGAGATCTTTTTTGTAAATAGTTTAGGTTTACCTTTTGGGTCAGGCATCATCTTTTTTGTCGCCATTTTTATTGCTGCGGTAATTTTTGGAATAATTTATTCCGAAAGGAAAAAGATGGTGGTTTTAAACACCATTATGATTTCCCTTACTTTTATTTTAATTGGGTATAGTTCCTATTCCTTAATCGTAATCAGGGCAAATGCCAACCCTGTTATCAATGAAAATGCCCCTAAAGATGTCCTAAGCTTTGTTAGTTACCTCAAGAGAGAACAATACGGCTATAGACCCCTTCTCCACGGTCAATATTTCACTGCCAAAGTAGTGGACCAAAAAGAAGGGGCTCCGGTCTATGTCAAAGGAGAGGACAAATATGAAATCGTGGACTATCAATTAGTCAGTGAATATGAAGAGGACAAAACCACGATTCTACCAAGGATATATTCTACACAACCCAGGCATAAACAAATCTACCGGTCAAAATTAGGCCTAAGGGAGGGTGAGGACCCCACTTTTGGGGACAACATCTACTTTATGCTTTCCCATCAATTGGGACATATGTATTGGAGGTATTTTATGTGGAATTTTTCTGGCCGGGAAAGTGATTTTTCCGATGCTCCCTGGTTAGGTATCGCCGATGCCTTCTCTGATAGTTTCCCAGATTACATCACCAACAACAAAGCTCACAACAATTACCTGATGCTGCCCTTAATTCTGGGTATAATCGGAATATTCTTTCAAGCCAAATATGACGCCAAGTCGTTTTGGCTGACCTTGATGCTCTTCCTGATGATGGGAGTAGTTTTGGTGCTTTACCTCAATTCCCCACCAGTAGAGCCCAGGGAAAGGGATTATATTTATGTGGGTTCATTTTATATTTTTGCCATTTGGATAGGAATGGGGGTAATGGCCATTGCCCATGCTTTAGGGAAGCTCAGTAAAAACTTTGCAGTATCCGGCATTTTGGCGACTTTATTAGCCTTCCCGGTTCCTGTACTCATGGCCCAGCAAAATTGGGATGACCACGACCGTTCTGACCGGTATTTCTCTGTTGATTCTGCAAGAAATTTCCTGGCAAGTTGTGAAGAAAATGCCATCCTTTTTACCGGTGGGGATAATGACACTTTCCCTCTGTGGTATGTTCAGGAAGTGGAAGGTTTCAGAACTGATGTCCGCGTAATAGTACTGAGTTATTTTGACACAGATTGGTATGTGGAACAAATGACCCGGAAGGTAAATGAATCAGAACCTTTGCCCTTTTCCCTTGAAAAGAAAAATTATAAAAAGGGCACTAATGATGTCCTTTATGTCCGAGATCAACAGGGTTTAGAAGCCATCTCAGCCAGGGAATACCTGAAACTCATTCATAATGAAAGTAATTTCCTCAAGCTTTCTTCCAGTTATAAAAGCACCATTAATATGGTACCCTCCAGAAACTTGGTATTGGACATCGACTCTGCAGAGGTGATCAAAAAAGGAATTATCCCTGAAGGGATGGAAAACTTGGTATTGAACCAAATGAACTTGAGGGTCAAAGGGAATTACATGACCAAAGGTAACCTCATGTTGTTAGATTTAATTGTTAGTAATAATTGGGAAAGACCAATTTATTTCAACAATACTTCACTAGCAACTATTGGTTTCGACCTAAAAAACCATGTGGTCATGGAAGGATTGACCTACCGTTTATTACCGGTAAGAAAGCCCGAACAAAGAGACGAGTTCGTTAATACAGAGCTTGCTTACAAAAATATGATGGAGAAATTTGCCTTCCGGGGAATGAACAACCCTGACAATTATTTTGATGAGGAATACCGCAGGTTTACTTCCAACCACAGGAGCGCTTTCAATAGCCTAACCATTGCATTGTTGGAGGAAAACGAGCTGGAAAAGGCAGTAGATATCCAAAAATTAAGTTTGGAAAAATTCCCTCATGAAGCTATCCCATATGATTTGGCCAATGGCCAATCCGTTCCTTTGTTGTTTGAAATGGGAGAGGATGATTTAGCTTTGGATATTATCGACCAATTGACCAAAAAGTCCGTACAAACCCTTACTTTCTACCGGGAAAAGGGAAGGCCAATGGACCGGGAAGCCATGGTATCTATGGAAATGATGCGGTATTTCGTCCCATTGCTTCAAGAAAGGGGATATGATGAACTGGCAACAAAAATTCAGAACCAATTGGACAAGGTCATCGGGACCACAACCCCCGGAAGAATCCCGATGAATTGA